In the genome of Bradyrhizobium sp. CIAT3101, one region contains:
- a CDS encoding ATP-grasp domain-containing protein, protein MKEPVINTSDLSGRAIYDATVDNVMASLQESGHETLLCASDGGLLTTLEQFMPADPQGSASGMAFNMAYGNKGEWRCSQVPTMLEMAGIPYTGPSPLGAALELDKVIAKKLMRDDGVPTPNFRVMRTGIESIGDLRFPLIVKPRYECVSLGVQLVEDTSRLKQAVEETVTEYSQDALVEEYIEGREICISLLGNEGVEILPPVEHDFGSRETHVITQEDKCHRSIAELRKICPAQIENELASKLRDISLATFRACLGRDYARVDLRIDRSGHPFVLEINFSPSLHSTHSYVRAAIAGGYSFANLTDRILDLAHNRYFGVGIAARSTR, encoded by the coding sequence GTGAAAGAGCCTGTCATTAATACGTCGGATCTATCCGGCCGTGCGATTTATGACGCAACAGTCGATAACGTAATGGCGTCCTTGCAAGAGAGCGGGCACGAGACGCTGCTTTGCGCGAGTGATGGAGGACTGCTCACCACGCTGGAGCAGTTCATGCCGGCCGATCCGCAAGGCAGCGCTTCCGGAATGGCCTTTAACATGGCTTACGGAAATAAGGGCGAGTGGCGTTGCAGCCAGGTTCCGACCATGCTTGAGATGGCTGGCATCCCCTACACTGGACCGAGTCCGCTCGGGGCTGCACTTGAGCTCGACAAGGTGATTGCTAAGAAGCTCATGCGAGACGACGGAGTGCCGACACCGAACTTTCGAGTGATGCGTACCGGGATCGAGAGCATCGGCGACCTGCGATTTCCGTTGATAGTGAAGCCACGCTACGAGTGCGTCAGCCTGGGAGTACAACTGGTAGAGGACACTAGCCGGCTGAAGCAAGCTGTAGAAGAGACGGTCACCGAATATTCGCAGGATGCGCTCGTGGAAGAATACATCGAGGGGCGGGAAATCTGTATCTCCCTACTGGGAAACGAAGGGGTTGAGATCTTGCCTCCAGTTGAACACGACTTCGGCAGTCGCGAAACACACGTTATCACCCAGGAAGACAAATGTCATCGATCGATCGCGGAGCTCCGGAAGATTTGCCCTGCTCAAATCGAAAATGAGCTTGCTTCGAAACTGCGGGATATTTCGCTTGCGACCTTCCGCGCCTGCCTTGGCCGGGATTATGCTCGCGTTGACCTTCGCATCGATCGCTCCGGCCACCCTTTTGTGCTCGAGATCAACTTCAGCCCGTCACTCCACAGCACGCACTCTTACGTTCGGGCGGCGATAGCTGGCGGATACAGCTTTGCGAATTTGACCGATCGCATTCTCGATCTCGCTCACAACCGGTATTTCGGAGTTGGTATCGCCGCGCGAAGCACGCGGTGA
- a CDS encoding CoA transferase, giving the protein MIAEQAAGRPETSQGEDTKTLARRPLQGIRVLDLSHVLAGPICTTILGDLGADVVKIERLGHGDISRKVEPCREGESYYFAALNRNKRSLALDLKRNEGRRVLEKLVDRADVLVENFRPGTLESLGFGYDHLLELNPALVICSISGFGQTGPLRDYKSFDLVAQAMTGLISLSKEGTTPLRIVIGDILAGVYGSVSIASALVGRIRSGQGCVIDLSLFESLLTTYPYFASRYLADGELPTPTSSGDAMAVPYGVYRAADDDVVIAAYGDHLWHSLCRAIDLPELAADKELNTNAGRLKRRQEVDSALGERLKAKTVAQWCDVFAAAGIPHAPIASIGAALDHPHTRSRGMIVEFEHPKCGIVKTVASAIHINGEPIPGSATPGPILGEHAEQLLTEIGYNSAMIAQLRAEGAVG; this is encoded by the coding sequence ATGATTGCTGAGCAAGCAGCCGGCAGGCCGGAGACGTCGCAAGGAGAAGATACGAAAACTCTTGCCCGGCGACCGCTCCAAGGCATCCGCGTCCTGGATCTCTCGCACGTTCTAGCCGGGCCAATCTGCACCACCATCCTTGGGGACCTAGGCGCGGATGTCGTCAAAATCGAGAGGCTCGGTCACGGAGATATATCGCGCAAGGTCGAGCCCTGCCGCGAGGGGGAAAGCTATTACTTTGCCGCGCTAAACAGGAATAAGCGCAGCTTGGCCCTTGATCTGAAGCGCAATGAGGGCAGACGCGTCCTTGAAAAATTGGTGGATCGAGCGGACGTCCTCGTTGAAAACTTCCGCCCAGGCACGCTCGAATCCCTCGGTTTTGGGTACGATCATCTCCTGGAATTGAATCCCGCCCTCGTCATCTGTTCGATCTCGGGTTTCGGCCAGACTGGCCCTCTGCGGGATTACAAATCCTTTGACCTCGTAGCCCAGGCAATGACAGGGCTGATAAGCCTGAGTAAAGAGGGTACAACACCCTTGCGTATTGTGATTGGTGACATTCTTGCCGGCGTGTATGGCTCTGTTTCGATCGCATCGGCTCTGGTCGGCCGCATTAGATCTGGTCAAGGCTGTGTGATTGATCTCAGCTTGTTTGAATCTCTCCTTACAACATATCCCTATTTTGCGAGTCGCTACTTGGCTGATGGTGAACTACCCACTCCGACAAGCTCCGGCGACGCTATGGCGGTCCCGTATGGTGTCTACCGCGCTGCGGACGACGACGTCGTCATCGCGGCTTACGGCGATCACTTGTGGCATTCCCTGTGCCGCGCCATCGACCTACCAGAACTCGCCGCAGATAAAGAGCTGAATACAAATGCTGGTCGTCTCAAAAGACGGCAAGAGGTCGACTCTGCTCTGGGCGAACGGCTTAAAGCGAAGACAGTCGCACAATGGTGCGACGTATTTGCGGCCGCAGGGATTCCGCATGCTCCGATTGCTAGCATTGGTGCAGCACTAGATCATCCACACACACGCTCTCGTGGTATGATCGTTGAATTCGAACATCCGAAGTGCGGAATCGTCAAAACCGTTGCTAGCGCCATTCACATCAATGGCGAACCTATCCCCGGATCTGCAACACCCGGTCCGATTCTTGGAGAGCATGCGGAACAACTCCTCACGGAAATCGGCTACAACTCCGCTATGATTGCGCAACTTCGCGCTGAAGGCGCTGTCGGATGA